DNA sequence from the Candidatus Eisenbacteria bacterium genome:
TCGCGAGTGAGCCGGCGCGCGGCCGAGAGCCCGACCGCGCCGAGCCCCTCGATCGAGACGGAGAGGTCTCTCCTCGAAATCGACAGGCGCCGCGCGGCGGCGAAAAGCGCGCCAACGAGCCCCGCCCCCGTGTGGCGGCCCGAGTCGGCCCATCGCCACGCGCTCCCCTTCCTCTGTCGGATGCCGCTCGCGGCGAGCAGATGGCGGATCATCTCCTCGTTGGTCCCCATGTCCGGACCGGGATGGAAACGCCGCGTCGCGAGAAGGGGGCGGATCGCCCGCCCGAAGCCGGCGAGAAGCGCGAGCGTTCGTCTTGGATCTCCTTCCGGGTCGCCGCGGATCCCCGCCTTCGCTCCCCCCTTCGGGAACCCGAGGAAGCCGTACTTCAGGGTCATCGTCCGCGCGAGGAGACGAAGCTCCTCCTCGTTCACAGTCGGCGTCATGCGGAGGCCGCCGCTCGATTCGCCGCGGACGGTTCGGTCGATGGCGACCCACCCCTCGAGCCTGATCGCCTCGTCCCGGACCGCGTGGATCTCTTGTCCAACCTCCATCTCGGCCCCCAATCCTCGCGATCCCATTCGGTCCCGCTCGGTTCACGATCGCACGCGGAAAAAAGGCGCGCACACGGGTTCGCCGAACAGCGGAATGGTACCGGAGAAACCGTTCGAAACACCCGGGATGTGTGAAGGGGGATCAGGCGATCGGAGCGCCGTCCGCGCCGCCCGGGCCGGGGAGGTTCTGGAGGCAGGGGAGAAGGCGGGCCATCTCCTCGCGGAGGCCGTCCGCCGCCGCCCGCGCCTCGTCGTCGCGCCCCTCGCGGGCCGCGTCCTCGACGCGCCGCGCCGCCTCGTATGCGCGCTTCGCGGCGAAGCTTCCGACGGTCCCCTTGATCGCGTGAGCCGCCCGCTCGAGGGACTTGCGATCCTGTCTCGCCAGAGCGGACTCGACTCCCGAGAGAAGGCGGGGCGCTTCCTCGAGGAAGATCTCCGCCATCTGCTTCAGAAGATCCACGTCGCCCTCGAGAAAGTCGAGAGCCTCGGAGAGATCGAAACTCTCCGGCGGAGCCGGAACAAGATCCGCGTCCTTCTTCTCGTCGTCGGATTTGGTTGACCCATGAAGAAGATCGTGGATCGCGTCGAGCAGCCTCTGGGGACGGATCGGCTTCGTGACGTAGCCGTCCATTCCCGCCTCGAGACAGCGCTCGCGGTCCCCCTTGAGAGCGCACGCGGTGAGGGCGAGGATCGGGAGATGCCCGCCGCTCTTCTTTTCTCTCTCGCGAATCGCGCGGGTCGCTTCGTAGCCGTCCATCACCGGCATCTGAATATCCATGAGGACGAGGTCGAACCTACCGTCCGCGAGGGCGTCGAGCGCCTCTCGCCCGTTCTCGCAAGTGGCGACGACGTGGCCCTCCTTCTCGAGAATTCGCCGGGCGACCTTCTGGTTCACCGGGTTGTCTTCGGTGAGAAGGATCCTGAGAGGAGAAGCCTGCGCCGACGCGCCGGCCGGCTCGCGAGCGGGCGCCGCGGCGCGGGATGGGAGCGCAGGCCGGGAGAGCCGCGCGATCGCCTCGCTGAGCTCCGAGAGGCGCACCGGCTTCGTGACGGCGGCCGGATCTCCGAGCGCGCGGCACCGCTCGAGGTCGAGGTTCTTCCCCGCGGGGGAGAGGAGAAGGATGAACGCGCCCGCGAGCGACCGGTCCTCGAGGATCCGCTCGGCGATCTCGAAGCCGTCGAGGCCGGGCATACGGGAATCGAGGAGGACGAGCGGGAAGGGGGCGCCGCCGCGGCGCGCTTCCTCCATGCGGGAGAGCGCGAGCCGCCCGTCCGGCGCCGACGACGGATGGAGCCCCCAGTACGCGAGCATTTCGCTCACGATCCGCGCGCTGGTCGCGTTGTCGTCGACGACGAGCGCGGGTTTCCCGCGGAGCCGGTCGATCCCTTCGGGGGGCGGCATCTGGACGGCGTCCGAGCGAAGACTCGCCCGGATCGTGAACTGGAAGATGCTCCCCCATCCGATGTTGCTCACGAGCGAGATCCTCCCGCCCATCAGCCGGACGAGGTCCCTCACGATCGCGAGGCCGAGCCCGGTCCCCCCGTGCTTCCGCGTGGAAGAGCCGTCCGCCTGCTCGAACGGCTGAAAGACGGTGCGGCGCTTGTCGTCCGGGATGCCGATCCCCGTATCGCGCACGGTGAACCGGAGGAGCACGCTCTCTTGCGACCGCTCCTTCACCTCGGCCCGGACGAGGAT
Encoded proteins:
- a CDS encoding response regulator, which gives rise to MENEIREDASRARGMTEETLRAVLDATPDGILVVNREGRVEHYNARFLDMWSIPHDLADRRDDPALLRFVLDQLADPDAFLAKVNELYESEAPSTDMIHFKDGRLFDRRSAALIQDGRNAGRIWYFRDITDRKRVEEEILAAQRAAEAASRAKGEFLANMSHEIRTPMNGILGMTELALETNLSPEQREFLTTVKESADSLLSILDDILDLSKIEAGKLILETTEFSPRDCVEGAVRLLAPRADRKGVELACHVPPDFPDRLVGDPGRLRQILVNLIGNAIKFTEEGEILVRAEVKERSQESVLLRFTVRDTGIGIPDDKRRTVFQPFEQADGSSTRKHGGTGLGLAIVRDLVRLMGGRISLVSNIGWGSIFQFTIRASLRSDAVQMPPPEGIDRLRGKPALVVDDNATSARIVSEMLAYWGLHPSSAPDGRLALSRMEEARRGGAPFPLVLLDSRMPGLDGFEIAERILEDRSLAGAFILLLSPAGKNLDLERCRALGDPAAVTKPVRLSELSEAIARLSRPALPSRAAAPAREPAGASAQASPLRILLTEDNPVNQKVARRILEKEGHVVATCENGREALDALADGRFDLVLMDIQMPVMDGYEATRAIREREKKSGGHLPILALTACALKGDRERCLEAGMDGYVTKPIRPQRLLDAIHDLLHGSTKSDDEKKDADLVPAPPESFDLSEALDFLEGDVDLLKQMAEIFLEEAPRLLSGVESALARQDRKSLERAAHAIKGTVGSFAAKRAYEAARRVEDAAREGRDDEARAAADGLREEMARLLPCLQNLPGPGGADGAPIA